In Helianthus annuus cultivar XRQ/B chromosome 9, HanXRQr2.0-SUNRISE, whole genome shotgun sequence, the following are encoded in one genomic region:
- the LOC110875423 gene encoding uncharacterized protein LOC110875423: protein MLTVDFSNAFNLVDTTALLYEVRKRCPSISTWVDFLYGQPARLYVGDEFIWSTTGVHQGDLLGPLLFALVLHPLVHRIRDRCKLLFHAWYLDDGTLIGDATQVANALDIIRAEGHSLGLQLNIKKIEVFWPTCNGVKVQEGLFPRGIGRPVLGVKLLGGVVSRDAEFISSMALKRANCAVELMRCLKRLRDPQSELLLLRSCMGVAKLLFGLRTCQPYLVGGAVSVFDEGLRGALEDIVVCGGAFFGDLQWRLASLRPGSEA from the coding sequence ATGCTTACTGTTGATTTTTCAAACGCTTTTAATTTGGTTGACACGACAGCCCTATTGTACGAGGTAAGGAAAAGGTGTCCTTCTATTTCTACGTGGGTCGATTTTTTATATGGTCAACCAGCTAGATTATATGTGGGGGATGAGTTTATTTGGTCTACTACTGGTGTTCATCAGGGGGACCTCTTGGGGCCCCTCCTTTTTGCCCTTGTTCTACACCCCCTTGTTCACCGAATAAGGGATCGCTGCAAACTTCTATTTCACGCCTGGTACCTAGATGACGGAACGCTTATTGGAGATGCCACCCAAGTGGCTAATGCTTTAGATATCATCAGAGCTGAGGGTCATTCCTTAGGGCTTCAACTTAATATAAAGAAAATTGAAGTTTTCTGGCCAACCTGCAATGGTGTAAAGGTTCAGGAGGGCTTATTCCCTCGGGGGATTGGGAGGCCGGTGCTGGGTGTGAAACTCCTGGGGGGTGTCGTTAGTCGTGATGCAGAGTTTATTAGTAGTATGGCTCTTAAAAGAGCAAACTGTGCAGTCGAGCTGATGAGGTGCCTTAAACGCCTACGGGACCCTCAGAGCGAGCTCCTCTTGCTTCGTTCTTGTATGGGTGTTGCTAAATTACTGTTTGGTCTTCGAACATGTCAACCTTATTTGGTCGGGGGAGCTGTCTCTGTTTTTGATGAAGGCCTCCGGGGAGCATTAGAGGATATTGTTGTTTGTGGGGGTGCCTTTTTTGGAGATCTCCAGTGGAGGTTGGCTTCTCTCCGACCCGGTTCGGAGGCTTAG